The window CCCCGATGGGTCCGGATTCCACGAGCCCGATGGGTTGGCGGCAGGTCCGGTCCACCGACAGCAGACCGCCGTTGGACCCCATCATGAACAGCGAGCCGGCATAGCCTCGGTCACGGAAGTCGCTTTCCAGACGGCGGACGTAGGCGTTGACCTGCGGGCCGACGTAGGCGTTGGCGGCGACGGTCGAGGTACGTTCGTACTCGTACCATTCGCGCGTCAGCTCGGTGCTGCAGGTCACGTAGACCCCAGGGAGCAGGCGCTTCAGGATGTCCGCGGCCCGCTCTTCGTGCGACGGGTCGAGGTAGGAGCTCATGAAGAAGACCGCGACCGCCTCGATCTCCAGCCGCTTCAGCTCTTCCGCCACGGCTTCGACCCGTCCGGCATCGAGCGGTGTCAGCACTTCGCCCTTGGCGTCCACCCGTTCCGGCACCTCGAAGCGCAGTTCGCGCGGTATCAGCGGCTCGTCCCGTTGGTAGTGGAGGTCGAACGGGTCGGGCCGGTTGGCTCGGGCGATCTCCAGGACGTCGCGGAACCCTTCCGAGGTGACCAGGGCGCACTTGGCGCCGCGGCGTTGAATCAGGGAGTTGATGACCAGCGTCGTCCCGTGGTTGAGGAAATTGGCCGCGCTCGGCGCCAGGTCCCTCTTTTCGAAACATTCCAGGATGCCGTCCACGAAGTTGCCGTACGTCGTGGGACTCTTCGAATAGGTGGCATCGCCGGTCTCGTGATCGAACGCGACGAGGTCGGTGAAGGTGCCTCCGATATCCACGGCCACGACATAGGGCATCAGAATCTCCAGAGTCGATCGGGAAACGGCGGCTCAGTCACGGATGACGACGCAACGTTCCGGCGGCAGCCGAAGCCGGATGCCCTCGCCGACGACGCCGACGACGCCGGGGTGGGTCTGTACCTGCAGTTCCCGATCGGCCGCAACGACCGTGCAGTAGGTCATGTTGCCGAGGAACGCCTTTTGCCGGATGGTGCCCTCCACGACGTTGGCGCCGCCGGCGTCGTTCTCCACGAGCTCCACGTTTTCGGGCCGGATGGCGATCCGGGCCGGGGCATCCTGGGCAAGGGGGCCGGCGCCGTGTACCCGAAGCCGCCCGAAAGGGGTCTCGACAACAACCCCGCTCGTGCCGCTCCCGCCCGCCGCCACCACCTTCCCGTCGATGAAGTTGGTCTTGCCGATGAAGTCGGCGACGAACGCGTTGCCGGGGCTGTCATAAATCTCGCCCGGCGTCCCTTGCTGGACGATGACGCCGTCGTGCATGACCCCGATCCGGTCGGACATGGTCAGCGCCTCGATCTGCTCGTGGGTAACGAACAGCGTGGTGACGCCGAGGGAGGTTACCAAGTCCCGCACTTCGCTCCGCATCTCTTCGCGCAGCTTCGCGTCGAGATTCGACAGAGGCTCGTCGAGCAGCAGCACCTCGGGCTCCCGCACCAGGGCGCGGGCGAGGGCGAGCCGCTGCTGCTGGCCGCCGCTGAGATAGGGTGAAAGGCGGTCTTCAAGGCCGTCCAGGTGCACCAGCGCCAGCGCCCGGATCACCCGGTCGCGCATCTCCCTGCCCGAGGGACGCGGGCGTAGCTGCTTGAGCGGAAAGGCGACGTTGTCGAATACCGACATGTGCGGCCAGATGGCGTAGGACTGGAACACCATGCCGATGTTGCGTTCGAAAGACGGCTTGGCGACGCCGCTGGCGGCATCGAAGACGACGTCGTTGCCGACGGTAATCCGTCCCTGGTCCGGCCACTCGAGACCGGCGACACATCGCAGCGTCGTCGTCTTGCCGCAGCCCGACGGACCCAGCAGCGTGTAGAAATGGCCGCCTTCCACCTCGATGTCGACGCCGCGCACGGCATGGACGTCGCTTTGCGTGGAGTGATACGTCAGGTGAAGACCTTCGATTCGTATCATCGGGTTACCGTGGCGTGAAGCCGGCCGTTCCTCATTCCGAAAGGTCGAAGATTCCGTCTGGGTCGGCGGCGAACGGGCTCACGCCGAGTTTGCCCCCAAATCCGACCGAAGGCAATGTTCACGGGGACACGACACCAGGAGCCTGTCCATATAGGGGCGCCCCGCCGGTCGCCCTTACATGGACCATTTCCATGCCTCGCGGTAGTTTCACTAGCGTCTCCCGGTGCCGTCCGGCAGGATGCGCACGCCGTAGTCGCGCAGCGCGCTCTCCTCCGAGACATAGCCTCGCCGGACGTCGTGCAATACCTCTTCCACCGGCCGCTCCGCCGGCGGCCCGTAACCTCCGCCTCCGCCCGCCTCGACGCATATCAGGTCGCCCGGCCGCACCGGCACGCCGTCGGTCTTGTAGTATATCTCGGGCTCGCCCGAGCCGTCGCGGTAGACCGATACCTGCCCGGACTTGCCGTCCATGCCGCCGAGCACGCCCCAGGGCGGACAATGGATCCGGTCGAAGTTCGTCCATAGCTGGCACGGCGCCAGGATGCGGTACTTCTTTCGGAAGCCGAAACCGCCGCGGTAGCGGCCGGCGCCCGCGGAATCCTCGCGCAGCGAGAGTTCCTCGTAGCGGAACGGGTAGATGGTTTCCTGAAGCTCCATGGGAATGATGCGCGTATCCCCGTGCGCCATGGAACGGAAAGGCCCGGCGCCGTCGTGGGTCGCACATGCGCCCCATCCGCCGTGGGCCGAGTCGTGGCAGTTGAACAGCGCGCCGTTGGGCCGGTAGCCGAAGAACCCCACGGACGAGTAGGTGCCGAAATGGGCGCCGGTCACCTGCTCGGGCATGGCCGTCTGGAGCGCCTTCACGATCGTGTCGATGATGGTCGGGAAGGGGAAGCCGTAGTGCAGCATCGGCCGGGTCGGGTTGGCGCTGACGAGCTTGCCGTCTGGCAGGATGAGCTTGAGGGGCCGGAAGGTGCCCTCGTTGGCCGGCTCCCCCCGGGCCACCAGGTACATGAAGGCGACCCGAGCGGTTGTCAGGCCGCCGCCGTGGCGGCCGGAATTGAGCCGGCCTTCGACCTCGCCGGGCATGTCGGTGTAATCCACCGTCATGTCCGTCCCGTCGACGATGACCCGCACCTTGATGGGCAGGCGCCGCTCGCTCACCCCGTCGTTGTCGAGGAAGGACTCCGCCTCGTAGACGCCGTCCGGGATCGCGGCAATGCGGTCGTGGATGGCGGTCTCGCACTGGTCCAGCATCAGCTCCAGCGCGTCGCGCCAGGTCGTGAGCCCGAACCGCTCGGCGAGCTTCACGGTCAGGTCGCGGCCCAGCAGGCAGCCGCCGAGCTGCGCTTCGATGTCGCCCAGCAGCTCCACGGGAAAGCGCGTGTTGTTCTCGATGATGCGATAGACTTCCTCGATAGGCACGCCTCCGGACCAGAGCTTCACGGAGCGGAGCTGCAGTCCCTCGGAGAAGATGTCGCC is drawn from Deltaproteobacteria bacterium and contains these coding sequences:
- a CDS encoding ABC transporter ATP-binding protein, with translation MIRIEGLHLTYHSTQSDVHAVRGVDIEVEGGHFYTLLGPSGCGKTTTLRCVAGLEWPDQGRITVGNDVVFDAASGVAKPSFERNIGMVFQSYAIWPHMSVFDNVAFPLKQLRPRPSGREMRDRVIRALALVHLDGLEDRLSPYLSGGQQQRLALARALVREPEVLLLDEPLSNLDAKLREEMRSEVRDLVTSLGVTTLFVTHEQIEALTMSDRIGVMHDGVIVQQGTPGEIYDSPGNAFVADFIGKTNFIDGKVVAAGGSGTSGVVVETPFGRLRVHGAGPLAQDAPARIAIRPENVELVENDAGGANVVEGTIRQKAFLGNMTYCTVVAADRELQVQTHPGVVGVVGEGIRLRLPPERCVVIRD